TGACTCATCACGTACAATGATGCAGTCTTAAGATAAAGAACAATACAGGATATTGTGGGGAGTGTGCATGAAGCATTTCAGTCTGAGCAAGGTTTGGATCCCCAATTCGTTTACTATGGGGAACCTTCTTTTTGGATTTATTGCCATAGTGAATGCATCTCAGGGAGAGTATGTTGTTGCGGGAATTTGTATTCTCTTTGCGGCACTCCTTGACGGATTTGATGGTCAGATTGCAAGGATGCTCCGTGTTACCAGCAAGATCGGAGAGCAGCTCGATTCCCTGGCTGATTGTGTGGCATTCGGCATAGCCCCGGGGTATCTTGCTTATTCAGCGTATCTTTCAAATGTATCATTCCCCCTGAACGAAACTAAGTATATCCCCCTGGGAATGTTTATAGCGGCCGCATTTCCTCTCTGCGCGGCCTATAGGCTTGCCCGGTTCAACGTGAGTCATGACAGCGATTCCTTTTCCGGCTTGCCATCACCTATAGCGGGTATAGTAATGGCGCTTGTGCCTATTGCTTTCAGCAACCCTGGAGACATAAGGAGTCACCTGCTGATTTTTGTGCCGGCATTCATTGCTGTTGCCCTCCTGATGGTTTCTACCGTAAAGTTCTCCAAGCCGCACGCTAAGGCGCTCAATAAAATTCACGGATTAAAGCTTATTCTGCTGATAGTGCTTATTGTACTGCTCTCAATTATGCTTAGAAAATGGCTGCTTTTTATTTTTATCGGATTGATCCTGATCTATATCTTTACAGGCCTGTACAGTTTTTTGATCCAGTTTATCCAGGACAGAAAA
This genomic stretch from Deltaproteobacteria bacterium harbors:
- the pssA gene encoding CDP-diacylglycerol--serine O-phosphatidyltransferase, with the protein product MKHFSLSKVWIPNSFTMGNLLFGFIAIVNASQGEYVVAGICILFAALLDGFDGQIARMLRVTSKIGEQLDSLADCVAFGIAPGYLAYSAYLSNVSFPLNETKYIPLGMFIAAAFPLCAAYRLARFNVSHDSDSFSGLPSPIAGIVMALVPIAFSNPGDIRSHLLIFVPAFIAVALLMVSTVKFSKPHAKALNKIHGLKLILLIVLIVLLSIMLRKWLLFIFIGLILIYIFTGLYSFLIQFIQDRKY